One window of the Solanum stenotomum isolate F172 chromosome 11, ASM1918654v1, whole genome shotgun sequence genome contains the following:
- the LOC125845618 gene encoding secreted RxLR effector protein 161-like: MKDLDKTKFCLGLQIEHLTNGIFIHQSTYTEKVLKRFDMDKSHPLSTSMVVRSLDIKKDPFRPQEKDEEIFGDETPYLNAIRALMHLANNTRSDICFAVSLLARFSSCLTRRHWKCVKHIFRYLQGTIDMRLLYPNASKSELIGYANAGYLSEPHKARSQTSYLFTYGGTTISWRSMKQTLVATSSNHAELIAIHEASRE; this comes from the coding sequence atgaaagatcttgataagacaaaattttgtcttggcCTTCAGATTGAACATTTGACAAATGGAATATTTATCCATCAATCAACATATACTGAAAAGGTTTTGAAGCGATTTGACATGGATAAATCACACCCATTGAGTACCTCGATGGTTGTGAGATCTCTCGATATAAAGAAAGATCCATTCCGACCCCAAGAAAAGGATGAAGAGATTTTTGGTGATGAAACACCATATCTCAATGCCATCAGGGCACTAATGCACCTTGCCAACAATACCCGATCAGATATTTGCTTCGCAGTAAGTTTATTGGCGAGATTCAGCTCATGTCTAACAAGAAGACATTGGAAATGTGTTAAGCATATATTCAGATATCTTCAAGGAACAATTGATATGAGGTTGTTGTATCCTAATGCATCCAAGTCAGAATTGATCGGTTATGCAAATGCGGGATATTTGTCTGAGCCACATAAAGCTAGATCTCAGACAAGCTATTTATTCACATATGGAGGTACAACTATATCATGGCGTTCGATGAAGCAAACACTAGTtgctacttcttcaaatcatgcagaacTAATAGCCATTCATGAAGCCAGTCGAGAGTGA
- the LOC125844218 gene encoding U-box domain-containing protein 13-like: MGEEDKGEVAKKLIEIVNDISNISDYKISVKKQFCNLARRLKLLIPMFEEIRDNKEKLPVESMKSLISLKETLESAKELLKFGSEGSKIYLVLEMEHIMNKFQELTSQLEQALNGIYYEKLEISDEVKEQVALVLSQFQRAKGRVETPDAELHEDLLSLYSRSNDAAVDQDVLRRLVDKLQLTELDDLKQESLALHEMVIATDGDPEERIEKMSMLLKKIKDFVQTENPNIDAYGRDKSSNFSGQVSADGSQKAPVIPDDFRCPISLELMTDPVIVSTGQTYERSCIEKWLEAGHSTCPKTQQALTSKSLTPNYVLRSLIAQWCEANGIEPPKRPGSSPPKKSASACTPAEHSMIENLLRKLKSGSPEEARSAAGEIRLLAKRNTDNRVAIAEAGAIPLLVHLLSTPDSRTQEHAVTALLNLSICENNKGHIVTSGAVPGIVHVLRKGSMEARENAAATLFSLSVIDENKVTIGSSGAIPPLVALLSEGTQRGKKDAATALFNLCIYQGNKGRAIRAGVVPTLMQLVTKPQGGMVDEALAILAILSSHPEGKAAIGAADAVPVLVDVISNGSPRNKENAAAVLVHLCSGDQHHLVEAQRLGLIGPLTDLVQNGTERGRRKATQLLERMSRLAEQTKQPQAQAESQTQNQVSRSPPASSTNAIES; the protein is encoded by the exons ATGGGAGAAGAAGATAAAGGAGAAGTAGCTAAAAAGTTGATTGAAATAGTTAATGATATATCAAACATATCGGATTATAAAATTTCGGTGAAGAAACAGTTCTGTAATTTAGCTAGAAGGCTCAAGTTGTTGATTCCAATGTTCGAAGAGATTCGTGATAACAAAGAGAAATTACCAGTTGAATCTATGAAATCGTTGATTTCATTAAAAGAAACTCTTGAATCTGCTAAGGAATTGCTCAAATTTGGTAGTGAAGGCAGCAAGATTTATCTG GTGCTAGAAATGGAGCATATCATGAATAAATTTCAAGAGCTGACATCCCAGCTTGAACAAGCTTTGAATGGAATTTATTATGAAAAGCTTGAAATATCCGACGAAGTTAAAGAACAG GTTGCACTTGTCCTTTCTCAGTTCCAAAGAGCCAAAGGAAGGGTTGAAACACCTGATGCTGAACTGCATGAAGATTTGCTGTCTCTTTATAGCAGGAGTAATGACGCCGCTGTAGATCAAGATGTCCTAAGGAGGTTAGTTGATAAGCTACAGCTGACCGAGTTAGATGACCTTAAACAAGAATCACTAGCTTTGCATGAAATGGTCATTGCTACTGATGGGGATCCCGAGGAGAGAATAGAGAAGATGTCAATGCTACTGAAGAAAATCAAGGACTTCGTACAGACTGAGAATCCAAACATTGATGCTTATGGAAGAGATAAGTCTTCAAATTTTAGTGGACAAGTATCTGCAGACGGAAGCCAGAAGGCACCAGTTATACCGGATGATTTTCGTTGCCCTATTTCCTTGGAGTTGATGACAGATCCCGTCATTGTTTCAACTGGACAG ACCTATGAACGATCTTGTATTGAGAAGTGGCTGGAAGCTGGACATAGCACTTGTCCCAAGACTCAACAAGCCCTCACAAGCAAATCTCTGACACCCAACTATGTATTGCGTAGCCTTATAGCACAATGGTGTGAAGCGAATGGGATTGAACCACCTAAAAGACCAGGCAGTTCTCCACCCAAAAAGTCTGCATCTGCATGCACTCCTGCTGAGCACTCAATGATAGAGAATCTTCTGAGAAAGCTCAAATCTGGTAGCCCTGAAGAGGCGCGTTCTGCTGCAGGTGAAATCCGCCTTCTTGCTAAGCGTAATACTGATAACCGTGTTGCAATAGCTGAAGCTGGTGCCATTCCTCTGCTAGTCCATCTTTTATCCACACCTGATTCTCGAACTCAAGAGCATGCTGTTACAGCACTTCTCAACCTTTCCATATGTGAGAATAATAAAGGACACATTGTAACTTCAGGGGCAGTGCCTGGTATTGTTCATGTACTCAGGAAGGGGAGCATGGAAGCACGTGAAAATGCAGCAGCCACCCTTTTCAGCCTTTCAGTTATCGATGAAAATAAGGTCACCATTGGTTCTTCAGGAGCAATTCCTCCGCTTGTGGCGTTACTAAGTGAAGGTACACAAAGGGGAAAGAAAGACGCGGCTACAGCacttttcaatctatgcatttATCAAGGGAACAAGGGCAGGGCAATAAGGGCTGGAGTGGTACCTACATTGATGCAGCTGGTCACAAAACCTCAAGGTGGTATGGTTGATGAAGCACTTGCTATATTAGCAATCTTGTCAAGTCATCCAGAAGGGAAGGCAGCTATCGGAGCTGCAGACGCGGTTCCTGTTTTGGTAGACGTGATCTCAAATGGTTCTCccagaaacaaagaaaatgcTGCTGCAGTTTTAGTACACCTCTGCTCTGGGGACCAACATCATCTGGTCGAAGCACAGCGACTTGGTTTGATAGGTCCTTTGACGGATTTAGTACAAAATGGAACTGAAAGAGGCAGACGAAAAGCAACCCAACTGCTTGAAAGAATGAGCAGACTTGCCGAGCAGACAAAACAGCCCCAGGCGCAAGCCGAGTCTCAAACTCAAAACCAGGTCTCGCGGTCACCACCGGCCTCATCAACTAATGCCATTGAGAGTTGA